A genomic window from Cucumis melo cultivar AY chromosome 8, USDA_Cmelo_AY_1.0, whole genome shotgun sequence includes:
- the LOC127150571 gene encoding uncharacterized protein LOC127150571 — protein MPPRRGARRGGGRGGRGAGRGQPAEQPAAPPVNPDVPVNPNAPVTQADLAAMEQRYQAMLQAALAPFLAAQQNQAAPVQDQPVVPPAPVQDQPVIPPAPVEAQPVPVQLSAEAKHLRDFRKYNPKTFDGSLDNPFRAQLWLTSIETIFRYMKCPEDQKVQCAAFCLEDRGTAWWETAERALGGDASKITWEQFRESFYAKFFSANVKHAKLQEFLNLEQGKLSVEQYDAEFDLLSRFAPDVVRDEAARTERFVNGLRLDLQGFVRALRPTTHADALRIALDLSLHERAGQSKVVGTGSASGQKRKAEAQPDVIPQRTPRSGGVFQRHRRELAAAGRTLRELPTCTTCGKVHGGQCLAGSGVCFRCRQPGHTADACPRKPLETAPRQPSAPQQGRVFATNRQEAERASTVVTGRGRGKGKGKLASDVK, from the coding sequence atgccgccacgtagaggtgcacgccgaggaggtggcaggggaggcagaggagccggtcgtggccaaccggcggagcaacctgccgcgccgccagtcaaccccgacgtaccagtcaaccctaatgcaccggtcactcaggcggatctcgccgcaatggagcagcgttaccaggccatgctgcaagctgctctagcgccgttcctcgctgctcagcagaaccaggccgcccctgttcaggaccagcctgtagtccctccagcccctgttcaggaccagcccgtcatccctccagccccggtggaagctcagccggtgccagtacaactgtcagctgaggccaagcacttgagggattttaggaagtacaacccgaagactttcgacggatccttggacaacccctttagagcccagctgtggttgacatccatagagacgatcttcaggtacatgaagtgcccagaagaccagaaggtgcagtgtgcagctttctgtttggaggatagggggactgcctggtgggagactgctgagagggcgctgggaggagatgccagcaagatcacatgggagcaattcagggagagcttttatgctaagttcttctctgccaacgtgaagcacgccaagctccaagaattcctaaacttggagcaaggcaaactgagcgtggaacagtatgatgccgagttcgacctgttgtcccgttttgcccctgatgtggtaagggatgaggccgccaggactgagagatttgttaatggcctcaggttagacctccagggttttgtacgagctcttcgaccaaccactcatgcggatgctctacgcatagcactggatctgagcctgcatgagagagctggtcaatctaaggttgtcggcacagggtcagcctcgggacagaagaggaaggcggaGGCGCAGCCCGACGTAATACCACAGCGGACtccgaggtcaggaggtgtcttccagagacaccgtcgggagctggcagcagctgggagaactttgagagagctacccacttgtactacctgtgggaaggtccatggaggacaatgtttagctgggagtggagtctgcttcaggtgcaggcagccggggcacaccgctgatgcgtgtcctcggaaacccttagaGACGGCGCCACGTCAGCCTTCTGCTCCCCAGCAAGGGAGAGTCTTTGCCACgaaccggcaggaggccgagcgagctagtacggtggtgacag